In Larimichthys crocea isolate SSNF chromosome IV, L_crocea_2.0, whole genome shotgun sequence, a genomic segment contains:
- the plppr1 gene encoding phospholipid phosphatase-related protein type 1 isoform X2, whose translation MASNNTLRSYSIIPCFIFVELVIMSGTVLLAYYMECTDLFSVHVQGFFCNDAELMKPYPGTEESSFVPPLILYCVVAAAPTAVIFIGEVSMYVMKSTREALLVQEKTIVTGDCCYLNPLIRRIIRFIGVFAFGLFATDIFVNAGQVVTGGLSPYFLSVCKPNYTGTECRFNHQFIINGNICTGNPVVVENARRSFPSKDASLSVYSAVYLTMYITSTIKTKSSRLAKPVLCLGTLCSAFLTGLNRVSEYRNHCSDVVAGFILGSAVALFLGICVVNNFKGVHSAATKQKTEDYRGLPLMTFPRVESPLETLSAQQ comes from the exons cttGTTATCATGTCCGGCACGGTGTTGTTGGCCTACTACATGGAATGCACGGACCTGttcagtgtgcatgtgcaagGTTTCTTCTGTAATGACGCTGAGCTGATGAAGCCGTACCCCGGCACAGAGGAGTCCAGCTTCGTCCCCCCTCTCATCCTGTACTGCGTGGTGGCCGCTGCTCCCACTGCTGTT aTTTTCATCGGAGAGGTGTCCATGTATGTGATGAAATCAACGAGGGAAGCTCTCCTGGTCCAGGAGAAAACCATTGTGACAGGAGACTGTTGTTACCTCAACCCCCTTATCCGCCGCATCATACGCTTCATAG GTGTGTTTGCATTCGGGCTGTTTGCCACAGACATCTTCGTCAACGCGGGCCAGGTGGTGACGGGAGGTTTGTCAccctacttcctgtctgtctgcaagcCCAACTACACCGGCACAGAGTGTCGTTTTAATCACCAGTTTATTATCAACGGCAACATCTGCACCGGGAACCCTGTTGTTGTGGAGAACGCACGCAGGTCATTTCCATCCAAGGACGCTTCCCTGAGTGTTTATTCCGCAGTTTACCTGACG ATGTACATCACCAGCACCATCAAGACCAAGTCCAGCCGCCTGGCCAAGCCTGTACTCTGTCTGGGAACACTCTGTTCAGCCTTCCTCACCGGCCTTAACCGAGTCTCAGAGTACCGAAACCACTGTTCGGACGTGGTGGCTGGATTTATACTGGGATCAGctgttgctctgtttttg GGTATATGTGTTGTGAACAACTTCAAAGGCGTCCACAGTGCAGCAactaaacagaaaactgaagacTACCGTGGTCTCCCTCTGATGACTTTCCCCCGTGTAGAGAGCCCACTGGAGACTCTTAGTGCACAG caATGA
- the plppr1 gene encoding phospholipid phosphatase-related protein type 1 isoform X1, with protein sequence MASNNTLRSYSIIPCFIFVELVIMSGTVLLAYYMECTDLFSVHVQGFFCNDAELMKPYPGTEESSFVPPLILYCVVAAAPTAVIFIGEVSMYVMKSTREALLVQEKTIVTGDCCYLNPLIRRIIRFIGVFAFGLFATDIFVNAGQVVTGGLSPYFLSVCKPNYTGTECRFNHQFIINGNICTGNPVVVENARRSFPSKDASLSVYSAVYLTMYITSTIKTKSSRLAKPVLCLGTLCSAFLTGLNRVSEYRNHCSDVVAGFILGSAVALFLGICVVNNFKGVHSAATKQKTEDYRGLPLMTFPRVESPLETLSAQNHSASMTEVT encoded by the exons cttGTTATCATGTCCGGCACGGTGTTGTTGGCCTACTACATGGAATGCACGGACCTGttcagtgtgcatgtgcaagGTTTCTTCTGTAATGACGCTGAGCTGATGAAGCCGTACCCCGGCACAGAGGAGTCCAGCTTCGTCCCCCCTCTCATCCTGTACTGCGTGGTGGCCGCTGCTCCCACTGCTGTT aTTTTCATCGGAGAGGTGTCCATGTATGTGATGAAATCAACGAGGGAAGCTCTCCTGGTCCAGGAGAAAACCATTGTGACAGGAGACTGTTGTTACCTCAACCCCCTTATCCGCCGCATCATACGCTTCATAG GTGTGTTTGCATTCGGGCTGTTTGCCACAGACATCTTCGTCAACGCGGGCCAGGTGGTGACGGGAGGTTTGTCAccctacttcctgtctgtctgcaagcCCAACTACACCGGCACAGAGTGTCGTTTTAATCACCAGTTTATTATCAACGGCAACATCTGCACCGGGAACCCTGTTGTTGTGGAGAACGCACGCAGGTCATTTCCATCCAAGGACGCTTCCCTGAGTGTTTATTCCGCAGTTTACCTGACG ATGTACATCACCAGCACCATCAAGACCAAGTCCAGCCGCCTGGCCAAGCCTGTACTCTGTCTGGGAACACTCTGTTCAGCCTTCCTCACCGGCCTTAACCGAGTCTCAGAGTACCGAAACCACTGTTCGGACGTGGTGGCTGGATTTATACTGGGATCAGctgttgctctgtttttg GGTATATGTGTTGTGAACAACTTCAAAGGCGTCCACAGTGCAGCAactaaacagaaaactgaagacTACCGTGGTCTCCCTCTGATGACTTTCCCCCGTGTAGAGAGCCCACTGGAGACTCTTAGTGCACAG AACCACTCGGCATCGATGACGGAGGTCACATGA